GGGTAGCTACGGTATCGAACATGCCTTCCTTATCTTCCTGCATGTCCTTGTTATAGGCCAGCGGAAGTGACTTCAGCACAGTCAGGAGTCCGATCAGGTTGCCGTAGACACGGCCGGTTTTGCCGCGTACCAGCTCCGGTACATCCGGGTTCTTCTTCTGCGGCATGATGCTGCTGCCGGTGCAGAAGGCATCGTCCAGCTCCACGAAGCTGAATTCGGTGCTGCTCCACAGCACCAGCTCTTCGCTAAGACGGGACAGGTGAGTCATCACCAGCGAAGCATTCGCCAGGAACTCCACGATGAAGTCGCGGTCACTGACTGCATCCAGACTGTTCTCATAGACCCCGTCGAAGCCAAGCTGCTCGGCCACGAAGTGGCGGTCAATCGGGAACGTCGTTCCCGCCAGCGCCCCGGCACCCAGCGGCAGCACATTAATCCGCTTGTAGCTGTCCGTCAGGCGCTCCGCATCGCGGCGGAACATCGATACGTAGGCCAGCAGATGATGCGCGAACAGAATCGGCTGTGCCCGCTGCAGGTGGGTATATCCCGGAACGATGGTCTCCAGGTTATCCTTGGCCTGCCCGATCAGCGCACCCTGCAGCTCATGCAGCAGCGCTACCAGCTCCACCACGCGGTTACGCAAGTAGAGGTGCATATCCGTAGCTACCTGATCGTTACGGCTGCGGCCGGTGTGCAGCTTACCGCCGACCGGGCCGATCTCTTCGATCAGGTTCTTTTCAATATTCATGTGGATATCTTCATCGGCAACCGAGAACACGATCTCTCCCGCACGTACCTTGTCCAGCACCTTCGCGAGCCCATTCTTGAT
This genomic interval from Paenibacillus sp. FSL H8-0332 contains the following:
- the argH gene encoding argininosuccinate lyase; its protein translation is MSKLWGGRFTKGTNKLVEEYTASIEFDKVLAEEDVQGSLAHVTMLGKCGILPQEDVETIKNGLAKVLDKVRAGEIVFSVADEDIHMNIEKNLIEEIGPVGGKLHTGRSRNDQVATDMHLYLRNRVVELVALLHELQGALIGQAKDNLETIVPGYTHLQRAQPILFAHHLLAYVSMFRRDAERLTDSYKRINVLPLGAGALAGTTFPIDRHFVAEQLGFDGVYENSLDAVSDRDFIVEFLANASLVMTHLSRLSEELVLWSSTEFSFVELDDAFCTGSSIMPQKKNPDVPELVRGKTGRVYGNLIGLLTVLKSLPLAYNKDMQEDKEGMFDTVATLTGALQLFAPMISTMTVNKARMREAVNTDFSNATDIADFLVGKGLPFRQAHEVIGKTVLYCINEGKFLLDLTLDEFKQFSPLFDDQIYAVLQPEAVVNARNVYGGTATVQVQAAIGRAEADLTAAGEWVKQHGHAAE